A genomic window from Gemmatimonadaceae bacterium includes:
- a CDS encoding type I restriction enzyme HsdR N-terminal domain-containing protein, translating into MSKIPAKVSSRLAAGLKRFQPILDGARARDVTEADTVTIVKDILAEILGYDKYAEVTSEHAIRGTYCDLAVKLDGKLAWLIEVKSAGLGLKENHVKQAVDYAANQGCEWVTLTNGTRWLVYRVGFGKPIEHTLVAEVDLSLLSPRKDEDLALLWLLSKEGWLKSHLEDFAAQQEALSKYAIGALVCSDSVVGVLRRELRRLNPDTRIDSELIQAVLRTDVLKREILEGEKAESARRSLARVARKAQRVRTEDQPTGVSKATVAAEVTN; encoded by the coding sequence ATGTCTAAGATTCCCGCAAAGGTCAGTTCCCGCCTCGCAGCTGGCTTGAAGCGCTTTCAGCCCATTCTCGACGGGGCGCGCGCGAGAGATGTCACCGAGGCTGATACGGTGACCATCGTTAAGGACATCCTCGCGGAGATTCTTGGATACGACAAGTACGCCGAGGTCACATCCGAGCACGCAATTCGGGGCACGTACTGCGATCTCGCGGTAAAGCTCGATGGCAAGCTTGCGTGGCTTATCGAGGTGAAGTCCGCAGGACTCGGACTCAAGGAGAATCACGTTAAGCAGGCGGTGGACTACGCAGCAAACCAAGGTTGCGAGTGGGTAACGCTCACGAACGGAACACGCTGGCTCGTGTATCGAGTCGGCTTCGGAAAACCAATTGAGCACACGCTTGTCGCAGAAGTCGACCTTTCGCTCTTGAGTCCTCGCAAGGACGAAGACCTTGCCTTGCTATGGCTGCTCTCGAAGGAGGGCTGGCTGAAGAGCCATCTCGAAGATTTTGCCGCGCAGCAGGAGGCGTTGAGTAAGTACGCAATCGGGGCACTTGTATGCAGCGATTCTGTGGTTGGTGTTCTCCGTCGCGAGCTTCGTCGCCTCAATCCTGACACGCGAATCGACTCGGAACTCATTCAGGCGGTGCTTCGCACCGACGTCCTGAAGCGCGAGATTCTCGAAGGTGAGAAGGCCGAGTCTGCGAGGCGGAGTCTCGCGCGCGTCGCTCGCAAAGCGCAGCGCGTCAGGACAGAGGACCAGCCCACAGGTGTCTCCAAGGCAACGGTCGCGGCAGAGGTGACCAATTAG
- a CDS encoding IS3 family transposase (programmed frameshift), whose translation MPRRSPFSPEFRERAIRMVLDQAPQHGSQWAAIRSIAEKVGCHQETLRNWVREHERNTGVRPGPTTDDLARLKELERENRELKRANEILKKASAYFAFGGARPPTQLMVAFIDAHRAAYGVEPICAVLPIAPSTYYEAKARARDPSRLPARSRADAALRPALQRVWAATRGRYGARKAWKQLRREGRVVARCTVARVFKAMGLRGVVRGRRATTTVPEPAAHRPQDLVQRNFTATRPNALWVSDLTYVPTWRGFVYVAFVTDAYSRRIVGWRATTTLRTDLALDALEQALYDRALDGPLVHHSDRGSQYLAIRYTDRLLEAGIESSVGSRGDAYDNALAESINALYKAEVIHHLGPWKGLEDVEYATLEWVAWYNSQRLMQPLGDIPPAEYEAQYYHAHAASAAVGLN comes from the exons ATGCCCAGACGTTCCCCATTTTCGCCTGAGTTCCGCGAACGCGCCATCCGGATGGTGCTGGACCAGGCCCCGCAGCACGGCTCCCAGTGGGCCGCGATCCGCTCGATCGCCGAGAAGGTCGGCTGTCACCAGGAGACCCTCCGGAACTGGGTCCGCGAGCACGAGCGGAACACGGGCGTGCGACCCGGCCCGACCACGGACGACCTCGCGCGCCTCAAGGAGCTCGAGCGCGAGAACCGCGAGCTGAAGCGCGCCAATGAGATCCTGAAGAAGGCGTCGGCGTATTTCGCCT TTGGCGGAGCTCGACCGCCGACCCAACTGATGGTGGCCTTCATCGACGCGCACCGCGCGGCGTACGGAGTCGAGCCGATCTGCGCAGTGCTGCCGATCGCTCCGTCGACCTACTACGAGGCGAAGGCGCGCGCGCGCGACCCGTCGCGCCTGCCGGCCCGCAGCCGCGCGGATGCGGCGCTCCGGCCGGCGCTCCAGCGCGTGTGGGCGGCGACGCGCGGGCGCTACGGGGCGCGCAAGGCCTGGAAGCAGCTCCGCCGGGAGGGCCGCGTGGTGGCGCGCTGCACGGTGGCGCGCGTCTTCAAGGCGATGGGCCTGCGCGGGGTGGTGCGCGGGCGCCGGGCGACGACGACCGTGCCCGAGCCGGCGGCGCACCGGCCGCAGGATCTCGTGCAGCGGAACTTCACGGCGACGCGCCCGAACGCGCTCTGGGTCTCCGACCTGACGTACGTGCCGACGTGGCGCGGCTTCGTGTACGTCGCGTTCGTGACCGATGCGTACTCGCGCCGCATCGTCGGCTGGCGCGCGACGACGACCCTGCGGACGGACCTCGCGCTCGACGCGCTGGAGCAGGCACTCTACGACCGCGCGCTCGACGGCCCGCTCGTGCATCACAGTGACCGCGGGTCGCAGTACCTGGCCATCCGCTACACGGACCGGCTGCTCGAGGCCGGCATCGAATCCTCCGTCGGCAGCCGCGGTGACGCCTACGACAATGCGCTCGCCGAGTCGATCAACGCGCTGTACAAGGCGGAGGTCATCCATCATCTCGGACCGTGGAAGGGCCTGGAGGACGTGGAGTACGCGACGCTCGAGTGGGTGGCCTGGTACAACAGCCAGCGCCTGATGCAGCCGCTCGGGGACATCCCCCCGGCGGAGTACGAAGCGCAGTATTATCACGCCCACGCCGCATCCGCGGCCGTGGGACTCAACTAA